In Scylla paramamosain isolate STU-SP2022 chromosome 17, ASM3559412v1, whole genome shotgun sequence, one DNA window encodes the following:
- the LOC135108562 gene encoding uncharacterized protein LOC135108562 isoform X1 — MILLTAERSGLCTMRITSLSRGLTLLTLILLALVLLTGGVEARPENSEGRNGRSLFVRAFRCLMTEIRGRFVPRTPNDGEDEAEVDAEETDIPAPPEEGLTNERLRFPEFIDCMMNPEEK, encoded by the exons GTCGGGTCTGTGCACCATGAGGATAACAAGCCTGAGCCGAGGTCTGACCCTGCTGACGCTGATCCTGCTGGCGTTGGTCCTGCTGACGGGAGGAGTTGAGGCCAGACCGGAAAAttcagaaggaagaaatggaagaagtcTATTCGTGAGAGCCTTCAGGTGTTTAATGACAGAAATAAGAGGCAGATTTGTACCCAGGACTCCGAATGATGGTGAAGACGAAGCAGAAGTTGATGCTGAGGAAACTGATATTCCTGCTCCTCCGGAGGAAG GACTGACTAACGAGAGGTTGAGGTTTCCGGAATTCATAGACTGCATGATGAATCctgaggagaaatga
- the LOC135108562 gene encoding uncharacterized protein LOC135108562 isoform X2, protein MRITSLSRGLTLLTLILLALVLLTGGVEARPENSEGRNGRSLFVRAFRCLMTEIRGRFVPRTPNDGEDEAEVDAEETDIPAPPEEGLTNERLRFPEFIDCMMNPEEK, encoded by the exons ATGAGGATAACAAGCCTGAGCCGAGGTCTGACCCTGCTGACGCTGATCCTGCTGGCGTTGGTCCTGCTGACGGGAGGAGTTGAGGCCAGACCGGAAAAttcagaaggaagaaatggaagaagtcTATTCGTGAGAGCCTTCAGGTGTTTAATGACAGAAATAAGAGGCAGATTTGTACCCAGGACTCCGAATGATGGTGAAGACGAAGCAGAAGTTGATGCTGAGGAAACTGATATTCCTGCTCCTCCGGAGGAAG GACTGACTAACGAGAGGTTGAGGTTTCCGGAATTCATAGACTGCATGATGAATCctgaggagaaatga
- the LOC135108556 gene encoding uncharacterized protein LOC135108556 produces MKVTLVALTVVGMTLLVGGGRCVSDYVTAKEMDMLMGDFRIGTEMANPVMSYAEGLRHCTCMVRNTGGNTDEQKCQCIRDMKECDDNNKVDSSMTFEETRETLFRWANCLGPKKIRVAYRCREEMIQNPYQMMCKDWTMNCE; encoded by the exons ATGAAGGTAACACTGGTGGCACTGACGGTGGTGGGGATGACGCTGCTGGTGGGAGGCGGCCGCTGCGTGAGTGACTACGTGACTGCCAAAGAGATGGACATGCTGATGGGCGACTTTCGCATTGGAACTGAAATGGCGAACCCGGTTATGTCCTATGCTGAGGGCTTGA GGCACTGTACCTGCATGGTGCGCAACACAGGAGGCAACACGGATGAACAAAAGTGCCAGTGTATCAGAGACATGAAGGAATGCGACGATAACAACAAAGTAGACAGCTCCATGA CCTTTGAAGAAACTAGGGAGACACTTTTTCGATGGGCGAACTGCTTGGGTCCCAAGAAGATA CGTGTAGCCTACCGGTGCAGAGAAGAGATGATACAGAACCCGTACCAAATGATGTGCAAGGACTGGACTATGAACTGTGAATAG
- the LOC135108558 gene encoding uncharacterized protein LOC135108558: protein MRATLVALAVVWMTLLAGGGRCMTNYEVADEMEVMVGSLERGGPKDELNALFSKALRHCTCLEVANEGTTKEELCQCIAEIGTCDEKYRPTGGTSENQYSDRFYKWITCLGQDRLPIYVQCRNIVVQQPLQMMCQAKALNCE from the exons ATGAGGGCAACACTGGTGGCGCTGGCGGTGGTGTGGATGACGCTGCTGGCGGGAGGCGGCCGCTGCATGACTAACTACGAAGTTGCCGACGAGATGGAAGTAATGGTGGGCAGCCTTGAAAGGGGAGGACCAAAGGACGAACTGAATGCTTTATTTTCCAAAGCCTTGA GACATTGTACCTGCTTGGAGGTCGCTAATGAAGGCACCACCAAGGAGGAGCTGTGTCAGTGTATCGCAGAGATCGGAACATGCGACGAGAAGTACAGACCGACCGGCGGCACGT CCGAAAACCAATATTCTGACAGGTTTTACAAGTGGATAACCTGCTTGGGTCAAGACAGACTT CCCATCTACGTTCAGTGCCGGAATATCGTGGTCCAACAGCCTCTCCAGATGATGTGTCAAGCCAAGGCACTGAACTGCGAGTAG
- the LOC135108559 gene encoding uncharacterized protein LOC135108559, with protein sequence MRTTLVALAVVWMTLLAGGGRCMSDYVVADEMEVMVGSLERGGPKDELNALFTKARRHCACMELTKKSTTKEELCQCIAEIGTCDEKNLPTGGTSENQYSDRFYKWMTCLGEDKLPTVLQCWNTVVHQPLQMMCQAKALHCE encoded by the exons ATGAGGACAACACTGGTGGCGCTGGCGGTGGTGTGGATGACGCTGCTGGCGGGAGGCGGCCGCTGCATGAGTGACTACGTGGTTGCCGACGAGATGGAAGTAATGGTGGGCAGCCTTGAAAGGGGAGGACCAAAGGACGAACTGAATGCTTTATTTACCAAAGCCCGGA GACATTGTGCCTGCATGGAGCTCACTAAGAAAAGCACCACCAAGGAGGAGCTGTGTCAGTGTATCGCAGAGATCGGAACATGCGACGAGAAAAACTTACCGACCGGCGGCACGT CTGAAAACCAATATTCTGACAGGTTTTACAAGTGGATGACCTGCTTGGGTGAAGACAAactt CCCACCGTTCTCCAATGCTGGAATACTGTGGTCCATCAGCCTCTCCAGATGATGTGTCAAGCTAAGGCACTGCACTGCGAGTAG